The DNA region ACTTGAAGCAGGAACCTTAAGATCGTTTAAAAAGTTACTAGCAACCACCGATTTCACACTTTTTCAACAGTATTCTTTCCTCAGACCTTACTGAATACCAAGCTACCCCCACCTTTTAATACAAGTATCTGACCATAAACATCTTGTGTGACAGTGACATTAGAGTACACAAGGATAGAAGCTCACTGACATCCTAACGGACAGCATCTGCTGGATGGAGCAGCAACTCCACCTCTGTGCTCCTAGAGCAGCCAGCACGACTGCTGACACTCACAGTGGAATACAAGTGAACAGAGCCATTTGCACTCAGGTCAAGGAGGACAAGCTCTCAGCAGGTCAGCACAATTCCAGAACAGTCCTGCAGAAGTTACAGCTGCCCAGGGTCAGCTTCAGAGCTTGGCAGCACCACTGGCACCACAGAGATCTGCACTCCTGGGAGCACACTGCAGCTTTCACAGGGCAGGCACACAGACACCCCGGCACCAGGCTGCCCCGACAGCACGGGGAGGTGAAGGAAAGAAGCTGAGggcaaggaaataaataaataataaaaaaacacaataaaaatggGCCCCCCATCAGCACACCAGAACAAACCGCATGAGACACAGAGTAGAGGATTACAGGTTTTTTATTTGTCAAACATTCCCCCCTAGTCTAGCACATTCTACAGTCTTGCTAGCACAGATGGTAACAAAGAGCCTGTAATGGTTCAGAAGTTACACTGCTACAGagagcaaacaaaagcagagatttattatgtaaaaaaaaaaataaaataaaataattctcatGAGAAATGGGTGAAAGTGTGCAGAGGGAGATGGGGTGGGAAAGGCATCCGCTCGTGGTGCCCATCCTATGTGCAGTGcctgtgctggcagtgcagaaagctgtgctggaAACACCTCTTCCCCAAACCAGCCCCAGCACTCTGAAGAAGGCTGCTTCCAGCAGAACTGCCCTACCCTGCAGAGCCAGACTCTCCAGACACTTTGGGAGCACCAGCTGTGGCCATGCCCTCCTGCCTGGCACCACAAGGGTCCCTTTCTCGAGGGGTTATGAGCTGTAGTGATGAGTTACACACGCTACTGAGCTTCAGGCACCCGGAGTCACCTCCTGCTTGCTTTTCCCCACGTGAATCAGAACAAACTTTTCACCAGGCATGCAGCTGAGGCAAACCCTACACCATCCCTGTTCAGGTTCACGTCCCAAAATTGATATACAAGTGTTTTTTTGGACAACGGTCCAAACTTGCACGTTATTTTGGTGACCCCCCCCTCTCCCCAGACACCCCCACCCACAGCACCAGACACAGGTTTCTCCCTCCTGGAGCAAGGCTAGCACTGCAGCATTTGAGTGTGACTATAAATAAGCACCTAagtaagaaaatgaacaaatcaTGATCTATAGAAAAGCTTTCTAGGCATCTCCTTTGGAAAAGCTGATTAGTGCTACTTGCTTCTAGCATGAGCCTCAGTTATGAGCACAGCCGGGCTCCAGAATGCTCCCACTGCGTTCGTTCCTCTCGCTTAGCAGaatgacagcactgctgcttgtgAAGCAGCCCAGGCAGGGGGATGTCGTGGTTTTAGACACACCAGCTATGGAAATTAAGGGCTCTAAGCAGCTTTCAATAGCCCAAACTTTGACAGGGAGCTGGTAGTAGTGAAATACGCTCAAGTTATGAAGAAGTCTCAAGCAATTAGCTAAACTCAGGTGTAAATGAAAGCAATACACGTGCCTCCCAGCAGGCTCCATGGGCAGAACCCTTCAGGGCCCAGAGCACAGCGGCCTCACGTTGCGGAAGACAGCATTTGATCCTCTGGAGGTGAACGGAACTTGGTACGGTGAGGACAGGGAAGGTGTGCACAGCACGGCGGGGGGCTTCACGCCAGGAGCCCCCCAGGCACTTGTCAGGGAGCAGCAGTCCCCACAGCAGCGTCCCCTgccctccttccccagcaggCTCAGAGCTGCTCCCTAACCCCAGCCCGATCCCTCCTTACGGGAACAGCCCCCAAAAGTCCCTGCTGGTCATTGCTGCTGCCTCAGAACAACGACCCACCGAGATGCTGTGCCGCACTCAGCATCTGTCGGAAGCAAACACAAATCCCAGGGAAGTGCTGAGTGAGACCTCTCCTCCCAGCCTTCAGCAAGCGGTGGTTTAAGAACTTTAAAGTCCTTTATGTCCTATGAGGAAACATCCCAGGCTAGAAAAGCTTTATGAAGGAGAAGTTATTTGAGAAGGGGTTGGAGAACTCCCAAATTCTCAGCATCTCTGCCCTCCGTGACCGGGATCCAAACCGCCCTGCCACACATACCAACAAGCAGAGAATCTGCCCGAGCCCACAACATTGCATTCATTGCTCACTGAGCACCATCCTCAGCACCAGCACATGCtctccagctccttcagccctTGCCAGCTGCTTTTGTGTTGAAGGGATGGAGAGCACCTGTTGCTAACAACGCCCTTCCTATTGCTTTGGGCTCTGTTTTCATGATACAGGCATTAGAGAGTCACACTGAGCagcactggctgtgctgctATCCTGTCCTTGATACACAGCTGTGAAGCAGCAGAACCACCCCTAAGCACGGCAGCCGTCAGCTCACTCTGCACATCATGGGACTTGTTTGCCCTGGGGGTCCAAGCAAACAAAGTGGCCTATTATCAGCCAGAAAACCCAAATCCCACCGGATCTATTAAGTGAATCAGCATAATGGCCAGTCATTATGTGCAATACATGCCGTATGTAGCATGAGGTGTTTGTGGAAAGGCTATCTGTCGATTTGAGTAATGAACTAACTGCAGTGAGAATATGCATCCCTGGCTCAAGACCTGGTATCCCAGCTTATGATCTGCCTCCTCAATGTTTCTGGTTTTGCTGCAGCAAGGTGTGGCCAGACATGCAGATGGTGGATTATTTTTAAGTGCATTGCCATGAGGTCTGCCACAGAGACTGCCTTCAAAGCAGAGGTTATCAGACTACACAGGGGCTCTGACGGCCGAGCATGCTGAGGATAAGGCTGTTGAAGACTCATTGGTGCAGGCAGGCAGACAAACCACTCCCAGTGTTCCAATCTCCACTCAAATGAAAACGAAATGAGGACCATGACAACAGAGCAGACAAGCTGGCAAGACAACATGGCTCATGGCACTGCATGATGGAAACCAGAGCAGAAAccacctcctccttcagcaAGGAGCCCAGAGGGGTTCTGCCAGACCCAGCCTACTGGAATACCCTAAAAGCACCACCACGTCTCACCAGGTCTTGCCACTGCCAGCACcaaatggcagcagaaatgTGCCAAGTGAACTGGTCTCCTCTTTCCTGGCTTCTGTCCTGCAAGAACCAAGAGATGCGACAAGCTCTGACACAGCCCCAGGGAGGtgctccccagcagcagaagaaacaccagcaacaaataaaaatcacaaaacccAAGATGACAGCTACCAAACACACCAGCTAGTGCTCTCCATCGCTCTGCCTGGAAGCCAGCAGATGGAGCATGGCCAAGCCCACACCATCCCACAAATGGGAATCCCTGCAACGCAGCCCAGCTGCCGAAGGGACGAGGAGTGCAGTTACTGACTGGCATTCCCCAGCACAGTGGGAATGCTGGATCCAGGGGAGCACATGAGAAGCTGTGGCTGAATGCCATGCTGGTGCCTTCCACTTGCTTTAGTGGAGGCAGTTATTCCCCAGTTACACTGCAGTGCTCTTCCCACTTGTACTAACGACATCTTCAGCTTCTTGGCCCAAAATGCCTTAGGCCTGTCCCCTCCCACTCTGTAGTGTTATCTGCTATCAAGGGGACAGATGCAGcaagtgttggttttttttatatccaataatctcattttcaattaaaatatataatatatatttaaaaaggtTTAGAAAAGCTTCTATGTAATTTGCAGCTACTTTTACATATAGATTACAATAATGTACAACCCTTCCCCACGGCGGTTGGAAACTGTGGGGATCTGCCAACTCTCCCCTCAATCATATACATTATCCAACATCAAATATGTTTGTTCCTAATACAGCTTTGAAAAAGAAGTCTGTCACTGGCACCTCCTCAGAGGCTCCCGATACGCCTAACGGGGACACACTTAACATTGGCTTCATATTCACTGTAGAAAGTTCCCAGattagtaaaaaaatatttcatctatAGAAAATGCCCTTCTGAAAAGCAACCAGGGCTCTGTTAAGGCCACACCCAGGCTTTCCCCTTCTCTGCTGTAGCATGACAGATGAGAAACAAACCCCCAGATGATGTTTTCACGTCCCAGAAACAGCTATTGGCACCCGTGCCTATTTTACATCAGCCTGGTGTATTGGGAATGTGCTGAGAACAGCATAGGgacttctctgaacatgcttaGGATTCAACAGGGCACAGTTGGCACAGTGGAAAACTCAACACTGCTTCTCTCAGATGAATGAAGGAAGCCCCTAATGCCACAACCACAGCCCTTCGCTGCACAAAGATGACGGCTGATCCGGTGAGAAGGGCACAATGGAACCACCGACCCCAGCCCCATAACAGCACCCCTCTTCCCACCAGGCTTCCACCAGCACAATGCTTCCCATTCCTCAGCCAGTCCGTGGGAATCCAAGTGCACATCTGGTGGCTTTAATGAAAACGTCCAACTATTTCAAGGCAAGAGGGAAGCGAGCAGCCCTCCGCCAGCCCGAGGCACTGGGACACTCTGCCGTAGCAGAGAGAGGACAGCCATGGAGACATTCCTCCAGCAAACCCAACTCTTCACATGGGAAAACACTACTGCCCGCCACAGAGGCTTCTGGCCAAGGTTTCTCCCAGGGCTCCTCTCCGGACACACACAGCCCAGGGTTTCCCCAGAAGGTCCATGGCAGGGTCAGGTTTGTAGGAAGAGACGTGGCACATAACAGGATTCTTATTTTTAACCTCTTCCTGTTGCAGCCAGATGCAGTTTTGCCCCTTCTTCCCAGGTGGGCAGCCCCTTCTGCCCAAGGTGTGGCGTGCAGGGAAAGCAAATCCAACATGCTCCGTTCTTTTCTCTGCCAGGGGTGGGAAGCGAAGTCAGAACCCAATGTTCAAAACCTGAAGGACActagggagaagaaaaagagtgaaCACAGTTAGATCTCAGCTTCGGTGGCAATCCTGGATGCACAGATAAGGAGATGGTTACTATCagtcagctctgtgctgctcaaaGGATGCCCACTTACACTAGGGAACAAACACAGAGACCTTGATGGAGGAGTCAAGTAGAGGACACAACTGCTCAGCCCCAAACTCAGAGTACCATTGAGACAGAAAGAcgaaacaaaagcacaaaggTCAGAAGTAAGCACTCCTCCTGCGAGCTGATGGCACCAAAGCTCCGTGAGATAAGCAGGTGTTAAGGACTGGGCTGCCACCAGAAGCACTGTGGGAAAGTAGCAAGGAAGAGCAGCCACGAATGTGAGTTGGGAGGGAAAAGACGAAGACCCTCCGCCTCATTCTGGCTGGACCCCGAGCAGCAAACAAGGCTTGGGAGAGATCTCAGCAGATTTAAGACTATCTGAGGCAGAATGAGAAGGTAAATGCAGGGCACCAAGTCTATCCCATTCAGCAATAGCGCCGGTGAGCACAAAATGAAACCTGTGGGaagctgaagaagcagcaggaggggaTCAGCCCccacaagaagaaaagcagccagAGCAACAGGCTCCAGGGAAACTGTGAGACAACGCAGGGGGGTCAGTTAGCTATTAAATGTCTAATAGAACAAAATGCAGTGTTGGGACTGAAAGGAATTAAAGAACAGCATGGAAACACAGAGACTGGCCCAAGCTGGGCGAGGGATAAAGGGCTTTGCAGGCTACAGAGCAAATCCCAACTGAACGCGTGAAGATCGTTAACTAAGCTCTACCAGAAGAGCAGATGGATCTCACACCAAAATGGCACAGAAAGGCACGAGGCTGAGCAAGCACAAAGCCACCAACAGGGGACACCAGCATGAAGCACTGGAGGAGCACCTGCAGGCCAACCACTACTTCCAGATGTGGCCACGCTTCCTGCACAGCCTTCAGCCCACAAAGCACTCTGCACATCGAGCACCTTAACCACAGTTATCCATGCAGTCAGCAGCAGAAATGGCAGCATTTCCACATTTCCCAGTCAAGGAAAGTGGTGGCATGCTTCCACTCTTCCTTGCAGGCCAGGAGGTACTCTGAGGGCTTTGCATCACTGCTGGGCAGAGGCAAGGGTTTGGTGTTGGATCTTTCATCTCCATGTAAAGGGGCCTAAGCAGAGCACTGAGGAGCTGTGGACACACTCATCAGTGCTTAACACAGCAGAAGGGGATAAAGTCATGTCTGCTCTGCGCATCGTGAGGAACAGTGACTGTTCCAAATCACAGGGCATGACCACCAGCACTCACTGACGAGCAGCTTTTGCTCAGCATTTCAGCCATACCCGACCCAAGGGGACACAGACCAGCCTGCAGACACTGCTTAGGAGGGCTCTAAGGTTAGCAGTCATCCACGGTAGTTTTCACCAGTGTGAACTTCACACGGCAATATGAAAGCCTGGCACACCAGAACAAGGTTACTCTGCTTTGATTAAACAACACACGCACTGAATGTATTGAAcaagagcacagctgctgctagGAGCCTCATCTTCTCCCTCTGCCCTCCATTGCAGCCATAGCTTCACCAGCACTAGTCCCTACCCTTTGATAAACATTTGGTCAGCTTCCCCTATTTTATACCCctacaaaaaataaagctgtgtgTGACATGCTGTATTCTGTTGACTATCCAGCCCAGCTAACGGATGCAGTCAGGACTGCAGGATATCTGCAGCATCCACGTTTCATAAACACTCCTGTGAACATTTCCTTCCATAAAGTGGATGCGCTCTCCAGATGTGATGCATGGCATACAGAACCACCAGAGCTCAGGACAAGGCCCCATGGAAACAGCGCTGAGGATGCACCAGCCTCTGCCACCAGCTTGCAAACTCTCTTCACACGGCTGAAGAGCTTTGAATCAAAACTGAGTTTCCATATTCCACCTGAAGTGCAGATGCCCAATTTAAGGCAAACACTGTAATTCAGCAGAGCACACTTAATGAGTGCACAAGGTTATAAAAAGCCCAGCAAGGAAACAGGGGAAAGGCATTCAACTGTGCTTAAAAAGTCAATATATAATGGTGTATCAATGTTTAAGCATCACAGGCCCAAAGGACAGCATTTCATTGCATCCAGTCCATAGTACTTGCCTGGAAGGCTTTACTGGTGCAGAACAGGGAAGTGTTCAGCCTGATATCTGACCTGCAGcatgaacagcagcagcaatcagCAGAGAACTCAGGCTGAAGGAACCTCCAGAGGTCACCCAGTCAAAACTCCTTGCTCAAAGCAAGACTGTCTTCAGGTTACTCACTTGCCTTGGAATGAGTATTAAGGTCAAGCACATGATAATTCTGCTCATCCTCCATCATTTTGAAGCTCAAGAGCTTCCCACAACTCAAGCAATATCTGCAGTTTGCCCTTCCATCTGCCCAGCATTATAAATTGAGCTTGCAACACCAACAAATCCCACATCTGTCTCCTCAGGATATACTCCTGGCAACTCTTCCACCTCCCAACCAGTACCCAGCCTGTGCCTCAGCCCATAAGGAAACTGCCCCTTTTCCATTAGTTAGGTGAGCTCCAAGTGTGAAACATGCCTACATCTCCGGTGTGACACCACTGACACATCCTTCCTCCTTCCATCCCCACTCACACCACACActcccattttctcttcctcttccattcTAATGGCTGCATAGGCTGACAAACAGGTAAACCAGACCTTACAGACACCATTTCCAGATAAGGGAAAGGCAGAAGGGCAGATAACCGAGAGCATCTGTGTCCTGCTACATGCAGGCAAAGCAGACAATCATGAAACAGATAGGCTTTGCATACTAGAAAACATTGCAAGCATAATTACAACCTGGATAGAAACAGAGCGTGTGCCTGCTCAGTTCAACAGCTCTGAATGTACCATTTTCATGTAAGCAGAATACGTTCTCATGTCAAATTCAGAGCTAAAAGCATCAAATGGAAAAGACCAACCGCCTGTAGAACAGACATCTTTGCTAATGAGAGACAGCAAGAATTTCATTCAGTTTGCTGCTCTACTTCATTAAGAAACTTACTACCTGGTCAAGTTAAATCCACTCTCCTTCACAGTCTTTCCCCTTCTAATAGGGAATGCAGCTCTACCAGAGCTTTGTCCTGAAAGAGAACTCTCTCTTCCAAAGACTTCTCTTCCACTACTGACAGTGGGGCACAGGAAGCTTCCCAGACAGGGCTGATGCTGTTACAACAGAGCCGTGGTACTCTACATGGCACCGCTTACCTTTTGTGCTCCTGAAGTTAACTTGGTACCCAGGTGTGGCTGGAAGCCTGTGAGCTGCTGGGATAGCTGGGAGTAGACGGAACAGGTTCAAAATTAAAATCCAGTCCTTCTCCATCCATGAGTTCACTGTTGATTATGTAATCCATATCACATTCAAGATTCTCCATGTACATGTCAATGTCCAGGTCAATGGGCAGCCTGTCCTGGTTCAAGCCCAGAGGAGCAGGgccagcagaagaaagcagtggAGGACTGCCCAGCTGCACCGACTGGGCAGCTGTTGCAGAAACTGGAGTCTTCAAACTGTTAATGCTGGCAGTGTTTTGAGGAGATGCTACTATAGGAAGCGTTGATGGCAAAACACTGGCACCAACTggttctgcctgctgctctgcaggcttTCCTCGCACGTTGCCTGAGCTCATCTTACTCTGAGTGGATTGTCCACCTAGAAGCAGAAGAGTTCGGCTGCTCATCCTGCCACCAGTCTGCGGGAGAACTGGATCCACCTGAGTCATCAGCACATCCCTTGGAGGCGGAGAGCCGGGTGTCAGAAGAGCTTCCAAGGTCTGCGGGCCGGAGAAATGGCTGACAGAACTCTGCAGAGACATTTCAACAGGGTTAAACAGGGAATTGCCAAACGTAGTGGTCTGACCAGCCGCATTTGGGCTCCTCAAGGAAAAGCTGGAATCTCTCTGGATCTGACCACTGGAGGCGGATTGCTGAGTAGACAGCACAGATGAGCTGGGAGACATCAAATTCAACCCATCGATGAGCTCAAGCTCCTCCGTCACGGTTGGTGGAACGTTGCTGGACGCACTGGAGTACACCATAGACGGGAGAAGCTCTTCGTCGTGGAGGTCATCCTGCTCGGTGAGGATTGGAGAAAGCCTGGCACTGATGGTGCTTGCATTGGAACTGGTTCGAGGCCTGAAAGTGTTCCACACGTCAGAGTCCTCGTTGCTTCTCGAGGATGGGCTCCCAGGCCACTTTGGGAACTGGGAGccagggctgtcagcagtggCTTCTGGTGCAGACTGGAGAGGGGGCTTCTTTTTGGATGCTTTACTTCTGACTTTAGCGAGTTTGCTGCTGTTGTCCATAGATGCAGCTCTTCTTCTTGGTGCTTTTCCACTTTTACCACCTTCAGGATTGAGCATCCACCAGGAACTCTTCCCCGTGGCTTCATTATGAACTTTAATGAACTTGCTGTGCAGAGACAGGTTATGCCTAATAgagttctgaaaagaaaacaaaaaaaaatacaagatgtGAGGACTGCTTACACCACACCTCTCAATTAGAAATCTCACAGTGTATTCAAACAGCATCCAGAGAAGAAAGGCATAGCAAAGTGCTACTTGTCTAAAGCCTGCTATTTCTGCTTGAACATGCTTGACAGCACCAGCAAGAagtgcagtgcctcactgcagCACCAGGTGTGAAACCACCACAGTACTGACACAACACTCCCAATTCCATTTACCCGTCACCTTTTTCACCTCCAATACAAACAAGAGAGAATCTGTGGAGCAGGAGTCCTGCTAAGGCTGGAGGCTGCCAGCCTCACTCTGCAAGGATGCAGTACGCGGTGTGCTTCTAATGGGGTAAGATGTTCAAGCTGATAATGCACTCCCACACGGTACATGCCAGTTTTAGCCTCTCCCATCTTCCCATTTGGCAAAGCATGCATTCCTCGTCCCTCCCAACACCCTTCATGTGGTTGAGCTTTGCTAGAAACTGCCAGCTAAAATGGCTGCACATTGATGTCAAAGCAAATTTTCATCCTGCAACTGTGCTGATAAACCTCCCTGTGCTTTAGGATCAGCAGGCTGTTTGGGCAGACCCTCCATGAGTCTCCCCAAAGCCTGTGCTGGGCACTTAATTAGTTCAGATGGGCAAATTGCACATAATTAAAAGCTGCTTTATCAGTAGCACAACAGTGGACCAAGGCAACGCCTGTGTCATACAAGCTAAAAGgctcagagcagccttcagTTTTCACGCACAACATCACCGCTCTGAACCAACTGTGCTTTTATCATCCTTTTCCACTGCTTCTAAGCACAGCTCTTCCTGCCTGCTGGCTTTCCCTCTCCCCACCCTTTCCTCTCATCTGAGTCCTTACCATGCTCATTTTGTCCACCTCAAACATACTGTCCTAAAGCAGAGAATCTGCAGATAAACACCATGGGCACAGTGGAAAGTTTAGTGCAGATGGAAGGAGATGTGcaaatggttctgtgtcagcTCTTATTTCAATCATTGGCTGTTGAGGATTTGGAGAAAAACATTCCCAAAGGACACACAAGCTCTTACTCTCACTTTCATTCTTCTCCACGTCCAGAACACCAATCAGAGTGGTACCATCTCCTGGGAAGCTGTTGCCctcatttccaaagcactgcCCCACTCCCCAAGTGACCACGCTTGCTATGCATGCTCCTACAGCAAGAACCTCCCAGATCTTCACTCATCCCCCTGACATTAACTTGTGAGTTGCTGTAGACACACCAATGCAGTCTGCAGGACTGGGCAAGTGTTCCTGCATTGCTACAAGAGATCCGTGAGCAacaaaacctgaagaaaaataacatcacTTTCCACATCCTAATAACATCACTTTCCACATCCTAATAACATCACTTTCCACATCCTAAGTTTTAGTACCAAATTTTCTGGCTGAACAGCAGCTTGAAAGAAGACATCTTGAGATAGCTATTTTGGGAAGCCTGAAACCCTTGCACAAAAGGTAGCAAAGGGCTCACAAACATCCCTGCTAAGCAGCCACGATGGTCAGTGGCCACAGACACAGATGGAGGCTGCACTGCTCCATCTCCCTCCGCACAGCACACGGCTCTCAGGCTCCtctttcagctgtgctttgcttttgggCTATCTCCACGCTAACAGAagtacagaacagaacagatgtGTGGTCAGGGGTGCGCTGGGCTGGCTGTGTATCATGCAAGCAGCAAACTCAGCCATGGGGATGAGAGGAGCCCCTGCCCTGGCAGCTTCCACGCCGTGTGCTCCCCAGCATGAGGATGCAGCTGTCAGAGTGACGCAGGTCTGACACACGGAGGGCACCCTCAAATCTCACTGAGAAAGCGAGCGGAAAATTCACCATAAATAACCGCAGAACTCCAAGTGAAACCTGGCAGGAGAGGAAATGACAGAATTCAGTCCCCTAGGCAACCCTGACGTATTTCCTTTCTCGACGTTAAGCAACTTGAACtaaaagcagagctgcaatTAACTTCAGAGATGCTGCAGAGCAGTCTGGGTGCTCTGCAATGCTGATACTGGGTGCCAACACGGGCTGTGGgtctgcagtgcctgcagtgcctccaggcagagcacagcctgagtgtggggatggggacaggatggTGCCAAAGCCATGGGAACCTCTTCGGCAATGAGCTGGGGAATGGGCGACTGCATCTCATAGAGAATCTTATGGAGAACAGCTGTGTGTTGCAGTGAAAAAAAGCCCCCACTGGGGTCTCTGATCCCTTTTGGATCGGAGTTGATGCCTTTAAACCACATTCAGACTAGAAGGAAATTAATGACAGCTATTACACAGATTAAAGCTTGGCCAGAAACATTTACTTAAACAATCAGTGATTCCCCAGGCCCCAACCACTCCATGTCTGGGGCAGCATACACACACCAACAGCCACAGCTGCGTGCCTAACAGCACGCAAACCACCTCCTCGTTCCCCAGCAGTTATTACTACACTGAATCTTCTCAGTTGATAACATCTCCTGGCTCTACATAAAGGAAAGGAGCGATCCGTGCCGCCAcgcagcagcacagtgcagagccCCGTTTGGTCTGCAGGCAAAGCATCACCCACCAGGTGGTGCCTAAggccatcagctctccccagcggCCTTCCAGACAGCGCATCACATCCCACCcgcagcacacagctgcttcCTACAGAAGCCAGCGATGGCCCTTCCAAGGCACTGCATGGCTTCAAGGGTAGGCTGGGGTTGTTGCCCATCCCACTGCCCACGTTTGCCTGGGTTTTCAGGCAATGCTCCATCAGCACCGCAGCCATTTCTCTGACAAAGTCTCAAAAGTTGCTACCACAAATCCCAGAGGAAGcctcagacaaaaaaaaaaaaaaaaaagtaaagtctACTACTGAAGAATCGGggacagaacaaaagaaaacaagacgTGCAATCCCTGCACTGCATTCTCACTGCCTCGCGGGCACACAAAGAACACGGTCACATCCAGCACAGGGCCATGTTCCAAAGCCAGGCCTGTAATTGCACTGAATTATAATTTGCCACGGCATTCTTCAGAGGCTGCACGAGGGAGGACGCCCCGCCTCCCACATTTGTCAGTGCCTGTCTCAGCACTCACCCCGTCACTTGGCTCCCAAGGCTTTGGGAAAAGGCTTCATGGCAGAGATTTTGCAAAGCTGTGCTCCAGCAAGTAAACAACTGCTCCAGAGCTGAGCCGTGTCCCTGCAGCCGCCCTCCAGCACGGGTGCAGGCCTCAGCCTCGCAGACAGAAAGCTGCTGCTTAGGAGGGACGTTTTCCCCTCTCTGCAATCTTTCTGAGCTCAGAAGGAGGAAATCCTAGCTCTCTAAAAGAGGGAAACCGTGACACTTTAGATGTTGAACatggcaggcaggcagacacaGCAAAAGCTATTTGGGATTAGATAGAGCAGGAGGAACTTGTTGGAACAAGCCATGCCAGCATCCCAGGAGCTTCTGCCTTTCAGGGCTGCCTGATAGatgaagctgtgctgcaaaATTCATCTCCCAGCAATGCAGCTTTGCCAAACGGACAGGGAGCAGCAAAAGCTCCCAAGGGTTGGAGCACACTGCATGGGGCAGAGGGAATGCTGCCAAAAGGAGAACTCTCCCCTTCTTGGACCAGAACAACTGCACcctgggaaggaaaaacaagaatcaCCCACAGAACTTAAAAAGAACCCCCACAAATCTAATGCA from Meleagris gallopavo isolate NT-WF06-2002-E0010 breed Aviagen turkey brand Nicholas breeding stock chromosome 9, Turkey_5.1, whole genome shotgun sequence includes:
- the FOXO4 gene encoding forkhead box protein O4; its protein translation is MASSLRGGSRRNAWGNQSYAELISQAIESAPEKRLTLAQIYEWMVRSVPYFKDKGDSNSSAGWKNSIRHNLSLHSKFIKVHNEATGKSSWWMLNPEGGKSGKAPRRRAASMDNSSKLAKVRSKASKKKPPLQSAPEATADSPGSQFPKWPGSPSSRSNEDSDVWNTFRPRTSSNASTISARLSPILTEQDDLHDEELLPSMVYSSASSNVPPTVTEELELIDGLNLMSPSSSVLSTQQSASSGQIQRDSSFSLRSPNAAGQTTTFGNSLFNPVEMSLQSSVSHFSGPQTLEALLTPGSPPPRDVLMTQVDPVLPQTGGRMSSRTLLLLGGQSTQSKMSSGNVRGKPAEQQAEPVGASVLPSTLPIVASPQNTASINSLKTPVSATAAQSVQLGSPPLLSSAGPAPLGLNQDRLPIDLDIDMYMENLECDMDYIINSELMDGEGLDFNFEPVPSTPSYPSSSQASSHTWVPS